One Aphidius gifuensis isolate YNYX2018 linkage group LG5, ASM1490517v1, whole genome shotgun sequence genomic region harbors:
- the LOC122856549 gene encoding IQ and ubiquitin-like domain-containing protein: MRTEISSLAHFAIATKTHLPKKDKLMKFGFGNSFKIINHCPPRTRYDFDMIINILDRWRILENQRINCTLFGCSKLTAKNMILNREIEILRTIEPAPEIWRTKDGKKTEVETLRVARARECRSMYTALMVKATASRLDTLKCLKNLILGHTCDKSRDLEYLVDQEINLLSQNMPDKMINQLQNRVKFAFFQFTLNCCEPSEIKVQEILKYCIRCKKLLSATNFQNNNTKILSTCERCSSLRPNKDPKILYEPYEQMLNELKKSELRMGCKTSLAFRIEPKILYKLVNIIWHGKSGISEFDDIFSLKLIRFHCNTEWSPWNSILLTKREAAIHQAMTNPWELYESSLIKKFLLRNLQAKLKFSCQV, encoded by the exons ATGAGAACTGAAATATCATCATTGGCACATTTTGCTATTGCAACTAAAACTCATTTAcctaaaaaagacaaattaatgaaatttggTTTTggaaatagttttaaaattataaatcattgtCCACCACGTACACGTTATGATTTTGATATGATAATAAACATACTTGATCGTTGGAGAATATTAGAAAATCAACGTATTAATTGTACATTATTTGGTTGTTCAAAATTGACagcaaaaaatatgattttaaatcgtgaaattgaaatattacgTACAATTGAgc CTGCACCAGAAATATGGAG AACgaaagatggaaaaaaaacagAAGTAGAAACACTCAGGGTTGCACGAGCTCGTGAGTGCAGATCCATGTACACAGCACTGATGGTTAAAGCAACTGCAAGTCGTCTTGACACATTGAAATgcctaaaaaatttaatactcgGTCATACATGTGATAAATCAAGAGACCTTGAGTATCTTGTTGatcaagaaattaatttattatcacaaaaCATGCcagataaaatgataaatcaattacaaaatcgtgttaaatttgcattttttcaatttacactAAATTGCTGTGAACCAAGTGAAATTAAAGTTCAAGAAATACTAAAATATTGCATAAG gtgtaaaaaattattatcagcaacaaattttcaaaataataatacaaaaatacttTCAACTTGTGAAAGATGTTCATCCCTACGTCCAAACAAAGATCCAAAAATTCTTTATGAACCATATGAACAAAtgttaaatgaattaaaaaaatcagaattaaGAATGGGCTGTAAAACAAGTTTGGCATTTAGAATTGAACCAAAAATATTGTACAaacttgttaatattatttggcaTGGTAAATCCGGTATATCAGAATTTGAcgatatattttcattgaagcTAATTCGTTTTCATTGTAATACTGAATGGTCACCTTGGAATTCAATTCTACTTACGAAAAGAGAAGCTGCTATTCATCAAGCAATGACTAATCCTTGGGAACTTTATGAATctagtttaattaaaaaatttttattacgaaATCTTCAAgcaaaatt AAAATTCTCATGTCAAGTTTAG
- the LOC122858310 gene encoding apolipoprotein D-like has translation MFYSIFLLSIIFGSSLGQLVIPKFPQQTSISNFDAAKYLGDWYEVLRMPNNYDKDDKCSIINISPSSASIIGMNPVTGIYRRITAGGKQRGNSSVFDFEYPIDEPVDFGVMTISVINYERFAVKTIIEPHKNFVFKEYVWILSRTTTLSREDYECAMNVLKNDGFPVDKLVHVDQCDCPRREYNY, from the exons atgttttattcaatttttttgttatcaataatttttggaAGTTCTTTGGGACAATTAGTCATCCCTAAATTTCCTCAACAAACATCAATTTCGAATTTCGATGCAGCAAAG tATCTCGGTGATTGGTATGAAGTTCTTCGTATGCcaaataattatgacaaaGACGACAAgtgttcaataattaatatatcacCATCAAGTGCATCAATAATAGGAATGAATCCAGT aacTGGAATCTATCGTCGAATTACTGCTGGAGGTAAACAAAGAGGAAATTCATCAGTCTTTGATTTTGAATATCCAATTGATGAACCAGTAGATTTTGGTGTGATGACCATATCAGTTATAAACTATGAACGTTTTGCTGTCAAGACAATAATCGAGCCTCATAAAAACTTTGT GTTCAAAGAATATGTATGGATTCTTTCAAGAACAACTACACTTTCACGTGAAGATTATGAATGTGCAATGAACGTTCTCAAGAATGATGGATTCCCGGTAGACAAATTGGTACACGTTGATCAATGCGATTGTCCTAGAagagaatataattattaa